The sequence ACAAAGCCCGGATTTTAAAGCTCCAGCTCGGCGTTTGATTTCAAACATGAACCACGGCCCTCCATTAAGCGTCCTTTTTAGTTGAGAGCGTTTACAAATTCCTTTGTCTTtttctatctgtatatatGATGTACTTTTACATGCAAGGTGATGGATCGGCCTTGTAAAGGTACAGTGGGTGAAAATGATTCTTAAGAATGTCTACTATTATAGAGAAATTCAGCTCAAAGGAGTATATTTTAAGACAATAGATCATAGAGAGTGAATTAGTTAACTATGGGTTATAACCATATCCATAACTCTCGATAATCCAACCCGAGGAAAGCTTGGGACAGATTCCATGGATCCCAAACTCATCATTTTGAAATCCTCAAACCATCTAACGGAAAACATGGTCATGGACATCGAGCCACTGGCGGGGGCCAGCAACTACACCCATCTGGAAGCAAGGCACGACCTCGGTATGCACACTGTCAACGACCCATCACCGCAGATACCCTATGGTTTGATTGCTCGCCTCGTAGCTGGCGTCGAAGTAGCATCACCACCTTGGGGATGACTGAGGCTCCGAAATCAGTATCTCAGCACGACAAATATTACTGGTTGTACGGGGTAGAGTGCTTTTGGATGAGGTGTCATCTGGGGATGGAAGCAGTGGGATACATGGAGTAATGTCAAACTGATGCCAAACCCCCGATCTGAGCACTACGCGGTGAAGATGGTCGATGACCAGATCGAGCTCGGAGTCATTCTACCGTTCCCTAGGTCACCGTGGCCCAAGTCGGGATTTCACAGAGCTCCTTGCAGAATCCCAGGACAGGGTTTATTGTGGGCTAAATCAGTCTCTTTCCAAGTATCTAGAGCTCCCTGACCGACTGACGCTGCGTACAGAAAGCCGGACACGAACGTAAGAGCCCGTTTCACTTCAAAATTAAATTTTAAAAGTGGGGGAAAGCAGGTTGTTCAAGACAAATGCGGAGGGCTCTCCTTCACTCTAGCCTTAGGAACGGGTGTTCCATCAACTCGCCGGCTGTTTGCCTATCATCCGGATTCCAGGCAAGCATAAGGGTAACAAAGGACAAGAAGGCCTGTCTTTCCTTCTGCTTCAAGGACGGGATCGAATCTTCGAGTTTCCGCGCAGGTATCAGATCATCATAAAGGAATTCGCCTGCCAGACCGAAAACGTTAGTCGAAAAGCACAGGTATTCGTAAATGAATTCGCATACCATTTTCATTGAAAAAGGGCCCATTAAAATATTCCCGCCCGTTCCTGCATAGCCTGCCTGTCTCATTCATGATTGGATTAGGCCAACTAAACTCAGCCATAGCATCCGACTTTGCTAATAATTCCTTGGGAGGAGGGCCAAGAAGTGCAATCATTTCCGCCAAATGTGTCTTAGGGTTGTAATGACCTTGACTGTCATGCACATGGAGGAATAGTTCGGTGTGCTCAATTATATCCCACGCCTGTAAGAGTACGGTCAGTCGTTGCTGAATATACATAGGTATCGTGAAAatgaaggaaaggaaagagCTCCCATGCGAAGTCAAATAAAAGTGCTAGGGAGGGAGTTCGGAAGCAGGGATTAATACCAGGACACCAATATTCCATATATCCGCGCTAAAACTCCATGGACAGCCAAGAATGACCTCCGGCGCACGGTAGTGGTCCGGCTGTATCGGATGAAAACCACCTGTTTCGTTCCTCACTTGCCCCTGACTATCACTTTCAAGGCGGGCTGCTAACCCAAAGTCAACAATTTTAGGCAACATTTTCCGAAGTTCTCTCCAATCGAGGGACCCGAAATCGTTGTGACAACGGTAGATTGTACGCCCGCTCGTCGTCTTGCACTGCATAGGCAGGTTGGTGATCTGTTCTTTGATAAAGTTAGGAAGAATGTCTTCGTTCTCGAACGTCATCAAAATATTGTCGAGCTTCAAGTCTAGCAAGAGGTATCAGTAATGCACTTAGAAAAGAGTGATGATGTGAAAAGGAGTAACTGAAAATAAGTTACTTGCCGGTATGTACAAGCCTGCATTCTGAATGAAGATAGTCAAGGCCTGCAAGGAGAATAAGAAGGTATGCCTTTGCAATCGGGAGAGGGAGCCTTTGGTCAACAAAACGTTTTCTGGAGTATCCAAAGCGGCTCCCGCATTGGTTCATATGCTAGACACAGATGGCTCCCATCTGGACCTGTCACTTCGAAGCTGTCAAGGCAGGTTCGGATAATCCCACGACCACGGTGTATCCGGCGTTGGCGGGAAATGTGCTCCTCGATATCGCGCTCATGGTAAGCCTGGAGAGAGCTGCGgttatttattattttcaGTGCCACGAAACGTTCTCGCTGCCAAATATATCTACATTAAATCTCCATTTGTTAGTAGGTTGAGCATCATCACAAGGGGGATGGCAGGGACAATGCCTACCTTTTTAGATCCTTCGCCAGCCATATGGTTGAACGTGTTCCCCAACCGATCTTCACCAATAGCTGGTAGTGATTGGCAAGTATCTCTCCTGGCTTAGCAGGGTAAAAGTATTTCGGGTCGTAAGCCGGCCAGGCCTCTTCATCAATAAGTTCGTGCTGGGGAACTGGAGGAGCAAACTGAGAAGGCGGGAATTGAACTGGTTTGGCGCGGAGGGAAAACGACCGCTTTATCACATGGTTCAATGACCGCAAACCAATCATCAAGACGAACAGTAAGTGTATCAAGCGTAGGAAAATCCTGTTCGTCTGGTTGCTTGCTTCAGCGGAGCCCCCGGAGGAAAGCGGATGATTCGTTCTGCTGAATGTCTCCTGCTTAGAGGTGGCAGAGACGCCCGGAAGGAGCTCCAGCGTCGTATATTAAGTTGAAATAGTTAGCACTGGCATGTCTTGGCGATGGTCGCACTAGTTAGTTAAATCTAGTCTGGGATAAACACCAGAGGTAACTACCCCAGATCTGAGGAGCTTACGACATAGTCGCATATGACTTAGTTATTCCTCTGGTGTTCTAAAGCATTCTTGTTGCTGTCCAGACTCTAGAGCACGATAAACACAATATTGATTGCCACGGTTTCATACGGAGAGCCCTAAACGCAAAGTCACGTGCCAAACATATCATATGCTCCTTCCCGCACGAGGAACATGTGCTTCTCCAATTTGCTTCGTTGACCACTTATTTCAAAGCGCTCTCTCCCTCCGGGGCATCCGGGTCAGCATCAACTTTGACCTGGCCATAATCCTTCGAAAACTTCACAGTGCCGTTGGGATAGACGTGTGCAGATACAACACGGTCCTTCCCCTTGATGCCAAGGGTGATGGACGCATGATACGGGTCCCCGGTTTTAGTCGTCGGATGAGGGTCTCCTCTGTTTCTGTCAGATGAGCGCCTTGGAAGAAGCAGAGGATACACACTTACTGAACACTCCCGCTGTCAACTTTGCTGGCGAGTCCAGGCGCCTTGTCTAATGCTTTTTCTGTGGTACGTCGAGGTCAAAAAGGCATCGTCCGTAGGCCTGCAGGATATACTGACGGGACGGGGATTCTGATTCTCGCCAATCAAGCTACCTAAAAGATCCTCTCCGCCCTTATCATCCATTTGAACGGATGCGGGGTTAATGCAACCACAGGCCAGCTTGATTGTTTTTGATTCTGCATGCTTCTATGTTCTGAGTGTCTAGGGTGGCAGCCAGAAACTCTTGCAAACAACAGTAGTTAGCAGCTAGTAGTTACTAGTACTACGCTACGGAGAGGATAGCCCTAGCCTCATGCAATCCGGTGTTTGGGGGGACAACAAGACTACGAGACTAAGATGAAAGAGTAAGACATAGTCAAcaaactactccgtagtagcATGAGCAATTTCAGGTGGTGTCATACAAGCGAACTTGCAAGTCCTGGCCTGAAAAGTTAATAGGCGAGGTAGACACCAAGGAGCTCTAAATTACTACTCATGTGATATATTGGCAAACCTTGTGGTACCTTTGACTACTATATACACATTTCTTGAGCCAAAGAAAGAGGCCGTGTGCAAGAGTTTTGTATGGTTGCTACTATAGTTAACCAACCACTGCGTGACCAAGTTTACACTGTTCTGGAACTACGGTTGACGAAAGAGAATCCAGACTTCACCCACCACCGAATGACACAAGTATGCCGTGTTGATGACTCACGCCAGGCGACTCTAGGCATATAAAAGCCCGTCCTCCCTCCCTCGGATCAAAATTCCGTTGTTTACCAGACCGCTCCAGACAATCGTAACAAGGAATCTTTTGAAGGATGATGACTATCATCACGCACAAACCGCTCTTGGCTAGCCGGGGGATGGATTGCGCGCTGATGTTCTGACTCCACGGGGACCCTAGAGAAGCACTGCAGCAAGGCTGAGCAGCCATGCCAGAGCAGAGACTCCGATGTGCAGTGAATCCAAGCCAAAAGTCGGAAAACACTAAGCCCCGCCTATAAGATATACAGTTGCTTTCCATCATTGACCGAGGTCTCAGTTCGTAACAAGGGTTTATTCTTCATTTGCGGGAAAGTATGGGGAGTTAATATAGTCCCATACATTTAAGGTGCGCCAAAGAACTGGAGAATGATGACAAGTCTCCTCAAACCACACTGCTGTATTGCTTCCTGGGGCCTCGGCCATGGAGGTATCTTACGCTTTGTGAGAGGAATGCCTGACTCCACTGTGAGACCTTGCTCAAGCATATAACTATGTTAGAAGAGAGTTATGACATGTTCTTGGGTATGGTGCTCAAACCTGCGAAGCACCATCCATGAACCAACGACATCGAAACGAACAGTGGCATACCACAACCAACCCAGCATGGTCTGCAGTGTCAGGCAGGGTGCGCCAGTGCCTGGGAAAGCAACTATCCTCATCAAGAGATAGACACCATGGAGGAACTGGTGAAGAGtaggaaaagagagaggcAAAGGAATCTTTGACTGTCACCAACCACTCTTTATATGCCTACTCTACATATCTACAAGGTAAATCCGACTCCTAGAAAATCCTCAATTACAAAGCAGGCACCCACGAGACAGCCAGGAAGTAACTACGCGCGAGATTTCAGGAATAGGAAAGATACTTCCCTTTGGCTATGCGAGCTCCTTTTTGTGACAGCACCGTAGTTCAGGGAAAGAAAGCACCCAGGACTCTGTTTACTGGAATATTACAACACAGCTCTTTCTGACATCCAAGCCTTTCCATATCTGTGTCTACTCCGATTTCGTGAATTCCTTTGTCTACATCTGCCGGGAATTCATCTGGCCCTCCTCTATACCAAAAGTTTGGGCTTCCTCTTTTTGATGTTCACAAGAAAAGGGACTTATCAGAACGAGATCTAAACCCTTCTAGAAGAGAGGGAAGTACTGGAACAGAGAAGGGAAAAGGATAGACCCTGACAAACCTGAAGTCAAGAGGGGCACGGGTGAATTGGGTGTCGAGCAATGATGCAGATGGGAGCAGTAGCCTGTTCACAGGCGCATCATTTGCAATTCCGGTCTGAATTCTATCCGGTTCTGGGTGGACCATGGTGAGTCAAGTATCTTCTCTCGTCTGGTCCAATCTTCAAAATGCAATTCTTTTTCACAGAGTATGCCCGGATGGGACCTGGCTCGTCATGGCATATTATCATTCAACCATGCCGCCGAAGGGTTCCAGGTAACTTCCTGCTGACTGACTGCTTCCTGCCTTTGTTCCAACACACTCCTTTCCATTCTGACACCTCTGCGTGTAAGTACTTGTTAGCTTGGTTCTCTTGATAATTTGGTTTCCTTATTCTATTATCTCCCTGACAAAACGTATTCTTATATCTTATCCCAATCTATTTACGCTAACTACCTATATAACTAATTTTCTTACTCCTTTTGCATTTTCCGAAGATGGAGCTCTCGTCATTCGACTCTCGACGCTTACGACATAGCGTGGTCTCCTTTATGTATGATAGGCTTAACAACAGTAACCTTGATAGAGAGTCGACAATAGCCCAAGATGGTTGGGATATCGGACCTCAAGCTACATTGCCGAGAGCCGGAGTCGCTATGCCCCGAGTCCCAGGGTCGTCGTTATCCAGTATGCCGACTGAAACGCTTCCGTCGAGCCTCCAACAAACATTCTTCTTTAGGTTGAGCAGGAGTACATGGCTGGTCTTGATCTCTTATTCTGCAATAAAGCATGCAATAGCATGCTTAACTGAGAACTGAGAGGGCAGATTTTTTTCTAGTAATAATAAAATCTTCTACAAATAATTTCAGTATTTGAGCTGATAGATCAAGCTCATTCTTTGCAAAGTCTTTCTCTATGGGTTTATTTCAGAATAGCCTGAATCTATTTTCTTGTTAGATAATTTGTGTTATTCAAATTTCACTGCTTAATCTACAAGAACCAATTTTCAATTACTCTTGCATATGTTGCTTCAGTAGCTGGAGTCTGTTGCTTGTGACAATATTTTCACTTTTCTCTCTACTTTCCCTTGATATTGAATGGTGAAATCTCTGGATTCTGCCAGCTTGCAGTGTTCCTCAACTTACTACTTTTGCTGATTAGTCAGTCATTCAGTGATGTTGCTAACCATTTTTCAAGATTGTACTCTGTAAAAGTAGACACTATAAATCTATTTCAGAGAAATGAGAGATTGAATTTGAATTTGAGAGTCAACTTTGAAAGAGAATCTCTGTTTATTAAAGTCTCTTCATAACTAGTTATTGCTATAAATACTCCACTCCCTCAGCACAGAACTCACCCACTAATCTACTGGCTCACTCTTACTGGTGCTGGAAATCACCTTGCTCACCCAAGCATCATCATGCTCATGCAGCACTCACCTTTGAAGCAGCACTGTTGAAAGGCAGCCATGTGAATTGGCTGAGCTTAACAAGTAGGTTAAGTATGGCTGAGTGGACAGGAAGCCCTGTTCTCTATTTCCTATGGTCGTATGTGATATAGTGGAACAAGAATCAAATTATATAGAATTGTGGATAACTATGGTGTGGTCTGGCTGTTGGACAGGCTCGGCCAATTTCATATCGCTAACCCGAGAaggtgtactccgtacggagtactccgtaggctTTTGGAGATTCGTGCGGAAGCTTGAAGTGCAATAGCATTAAGCAACGAACTTTGGTACCTTTCTCCATTCACAATTAATTGCAATGCTATATTAACATGCCTGAATCTAGAAAGATTGTTATCCAGAGATACTACAgcgtactctgtactctattattatttgttgaATTTAATATGGCTGCCCAGCCGCATATTCCTCGATTTCCAAGTCCGCAGCGCTAAGATTTAATGATCACTAAATTTTCTAATGTCTTCAGCGGGTGTTTCTGATCAAAACATGCTGCTACAACTCTCTGCTGGCTAAGGTTCATCTGTGTGTTTTCACATTTCTGCTTGGCCGTGACAATTCAGCCATTCCATGCAAGAAAAGTCTGCCTATGTTTCATCTTCCAAGTGAGTGTCATCTCTTTCCTTTATCTCAAGTCTCTACTAATAAATATGTACAGTATATCAATCGCACCATTTCAACGCCCGGCTCAGGCGCTCTCCCACCCTGGCTTCTTTTCATACACTTTTATCGAATTGATAGCCCAGTAACTTGTAAAAAGGCCTCTGGATAATTCGCCACGAATTCCTCACACGTTGAGGTTACCGATGCGCATGGTGATTTTCCCCACACTTGGCCGGCCCACTGACCGCAGAATGTCGTGTTTATCACAATCCTCAAGTCCTTGAAACTGTTCGTGAAGCTGCAGTTTCCAGCGAAATGTGCTGTGGGCAGGCCCCATGTGTTTGGATCTGGTGTCCCCTGTGTAATGTCATATGGTATTTGAAAGGTGCGTGGGAAGAACCAGATTTTGATGGCATCGACGGTCCACTCTGTTGCATACATGCCCCCTGCAACCGCATTGAGCCCAGCTCCAAAGCTCAAGGGGTCCTGTGATCTGACCTTGCATCCTTCGTTGGGCTTTTGTCCGGCGGCAGCAACATCGCAATTCGTTGTCGTCATCCGCCCAGTGGATTCTGCGTGTCGGGATACCGTGCAACCGGGTCCGGTGTGAAGTGTCATTGAATTCTGATACTCGAGATTGACCCCCTCATAAATGTCGATCTCTCCTCCATGAGGCCAATCGGGGCCGTACATCCAAAACGCAGGCCAAGTTCCGCATGTCGTAGTCGGAACGTGTGCAATGTCAACGATAAACAATCCCTGATTGTACACCTTCTTGCTCGTTATACGGACGCTCTCCCGGCCCATTGGTGCGACGTTTGTCCGATCCACGCTCATCCATGCCATGTTATC is a genomic window of Coccidioides posadasii str. Silveira chromosome 3, complete sequence containing:
- a CDS encoding uncharacterized protein (EggNog:ENOG41KOG0671~COG:T), translating into MQAYLKLDNILMTFENEDILPNFIKEQITNLPMQCKTTSGRTIYRCHNDFGSLDWRELRKMLPKIVDFGLAARLESDSQGQVRNETGGFHPIQPDHYRAPEVILGCPWSFSADIWNIGVLAWDIIEHTELFLHVHDSQGHYNPKTHLAEMIALLGPPPKELLAKSDAMAEFSWPNPIMNETGRLCRNGREYFNGPFFNENGEFLYDDLIPARKLEDSIPSLKQKERQAFLSFVTLMLAWNPDDRQTAGELMEHPFLRLE
- a CDS encoding uncharacterized protein (EggNog:ENOG410Q11F~COG:T) produces the protein MIGLRSLNHVIKRSFSLRAKPVQFPPSQFAPPVPQHELIDEEAWPAYDPKYFYPAKPGEILANHYQLLVKIGWGTRSTIWLAKDLKRYIWQRERFVALKIINNRSSLQAYHERDIEEHISRQRRIHRGRGIIRTCLDSFEVTGPDGSHLCLAYEPMREPLWILQKTFC
- a CDS encoding uncharacterized protein (EggNog:ENOG410PXN9), producing the protein MDDKGGEDLLGSLIGENQNPRPVNKAPGLASKVDSGSVQGDPHPTTKTGDPYHASITLGIKGKDRVVSAHVYPNGTVKFSKDYGQVKVDADPDAPEGESALK
- a CDS encoding uncharacterized protein (CAZy:GH16~SECRETED:SignalP(1-19)~EggNog:ENOG410PK1Z~COG:G), with the translated sequence MVNIFLLFVSALLWHEAVAVYELVDNYAGNTFFSNFTFFTEPDPTQGFVKYIGEPEARKNGLIGFSSSYSGDNMAWMSVDRTNVAPMGRESVRITSKKVYNQGLFIVDIAHVPTTTCGTWPAFWMYGPDWPHGGEIDIYEGVNLEYQNSMTLHTGPGCTVSRHAESTGRMTTTNCDVAAAGQKPNEGCKVRSQDPLSFGAGLNAVAGGMYATEWTVDAIKIWFFPRTFQIPYDITQGTPDPNTWGLPTAHFAGNCSFTNSFKDLRIVINTTFCGQWAGQVWGKSPCASVTSTCEEFVANYPEAFLQVTGLSIR